A region from the Bacillus sp. Marseille-P3661 genome encodes:
- the flgL gene encoding flagellar hook-associated protein FlgL: MRVTQMMLANSNLSYISKNYDRLGQIQDQINTGKKITKPSDDPVVAMKGMRYRSQLEEVNQFHRNLTEGFTWMENADAALDETTQVLNRMRELIVQASNDSYDPVSRGNIAKEIEQLQQHLVAMANTKVGDNYIFNGTDTASVPMNENQFNLEFNKFSTDLAAGTIEPENYVVSFQGQTFKYDNVNGAKFEFKSASGNSITIDTSNDEVNYQYIDELKYKDGEEATFGQSINSKDLVISNNFAVSTNTQDVEIEVMKGVTIPINVRAQDAFSIDLFSGIESIKKMLTNPVIEGKDITKSLDSFDTFLNDVVATRAELGSRQNRADMVENRLLKQQIVAEKTVSDNEDIDFEKAIIDLTIQESIHRASLAAGARIIQPTLMDFLR, translated from the coding sequence GTGCGTGTTACACAAATGATGTTAGCAAATAGTAATCTTAGCTATATAAGTAAAAACTATGATCGCTTAGGTCAAATCCAAGATCAAATTAATACTGGTAAAAAAATAACGAAACCATCTGATGATCCTGTCGTTGCTATGAAAGGAATGCGTTATCGCAGCCAGTTGGAAGAAGTCAATCAATTTCATCGCAACCTTACTGAAGGCTTTACATGGATGGAAAATGCTGATGCTGCTTTAGATGAGACAACTCAAGTGCTAAATCGTATGAGGGAGCTCATTGTCCAAGCATCCAATGATAGTTATGATCCTGTTTCTCGTGGCAATATTGCTAAAGAAATAGAACAGCTTCAGCAGCATTTAGTTGCAATGGCCAACACAAAGGTTGGGGATAACTATATTTTTAACGGAACAGATACTGCATCGGTTCCGATGAATGAAAATCAATTTAATCTTGAATTCAATAAATTTAGCACCGATCTAGCTGCTGGGACTATTGAGCCTGAAAATTACGTAGTCAGCTTTCAAGGACAAACATTTAAATATGACAATGTAAATGGTGCTAAATTTGAATTTAAATCCGCCTCAGGTAACTCTATTACAATTGATACATCAAATGATGAAGTGAACTATCAATATATTGACGAGTTAAAATACAAAGATGGTGAAGAGGCTACATTTGGACAGAGTATCAATAGTAAAGATCTTGTGATTTCTAATAATTTTGCTGTATCGACAAATACACAGGATGTTGAAATTGAGGTCATGAAGGGTGTTACCATCCCGATCAATGTACGAGCGCAAGATGCTTTTTCTATTGATTTATTTAGCGGTATCGAATCTATTAAAAAGATGCTTACAAACCCTGTAATAGAGGGGAAAGACATAACAAAATCACTAGATTCGTTTGATACCTTCTTAAACGATGTAGTTGCTACAAGAGCGGAATTAGGATCACGCCAAAATCGCGCAGACATGGTAGAAAATCGTTTACTAAAGCAGCAAATAGTAGCTGAAAAAACCGTTTCAGATAATGAAGATATTGATTTCGAAAAAGCAATTATAGATTTAACGATCCAGGAAAGTATTCATCGTGCTTCGCTAGCAGCAGGCGCACGAATTATTCAACCAACATTAATGGACTTTTTACGTTAA
- a CDS encoding DUF6470 family protein: MNISSQFAQLGIKQQRPNLEVNQHLATIEINQPQPEMKITKSKGKLTIDQSAAFADANLKPPLRVAKESTQTAKNTVLQDIASEISEGRRLMKIEKQAKTVIPNIAKEQSQPPQKYSTIKFIPETPEKVKFDYKPSEIDIEIEESKPEIKAHIKSPTIIHHPWNLEIYIKQKQMIDIKVEGSQYDLLA, translated from the coding sequence TTGAATATATCAAGTCAATTTGCGCAGCTTGGCATAAAACAGCAACGACCTAACCTAGAGGTTAACCAACACTTAGCAACAATTGAGATTAATCAACCACAACCAGAGATGAAAATTACAAAATCAAAAGGAAAACTAACAATCGATCAATCTGCAGCATTTGCAGATGCAAATCTAAAACCGCCATTAAGAGTAGCAAAAGAATCAACACAAACTGCTAAAAACACTGTATTACAGGATATAGCGAGCGAAATAAGCGAAGGCAGACGATTAATGAAAATCGAAAAGCAAGCTAAGACTGTCATACCGAACATTGCTAAAGAACAAAGTCAGCCACCACAAAAATATTCAACTATTAAATTCATTCCGGAAACACCCGAAAAAGTAAAATTTGATTATAAACCTTCTGAAATAGACATAGAGATAGAAGAAAGCAAGCCTGAAATTAAAGCTCATATAAAAAGTCCAACGATTATCCACCATCCATGGAATTTGGAAATTTATATAAAGCAAAAGCAAATGATAGACATTAAAGTAGAAGGTTCCCAATATGACCTTCTTGCTTAG